GGGTCGTACGGGGCGGCCTCGACGCCCGTGCGGGCCCGGCGGACCTCGGAGGCGGGGCCGAAGACGCTTACCGCCCACTCCCCTTCGCGGCGGATCACCACGATCCGCACCTCCCCGGCGGAGAGCCGGGAGGGCGCGGGCGGGGCCTCGTCGGCGGCCGGTACGGCGTCACCCTCCCCCAGACTGCGTCGGGGGGACCCCCTGGTTCGCCGTCGAGGCGCAGGGCGTCGTGGGCGGTGGCGGTGAGCGCCACACCGCCGTCGGTCGCGCGCCAGAGCCCCGGGACGGCCGGAATTCGACCTTCCGGGTAGTCGGCGATCCCGTACGTGCCCGTCAGCGCGAGGGGACCGTAGGGGGCGGACACGGCCGCGGCCCCACCCTCGTGCCATGTCCGCCGGGCGGCATGCGGATCGTCTGCGTCGTCGCTCATCCCGCTCACCCCTTCCACACGGGTCCGGACGGGAATCCCCTCGTACGCCGTCCGGACCTGTGAAACCTGAAGGAGCCTCAGCAGTCGCAGCCGCAGCAGTCACAGCTGCAGCAGCCGTCGCCACCGCCGCCACCGCTCCCGCCGCCACCACCGCTGGAACCATTGGTGCCGTTGCAGCAGTCGCAGCACTCACAGGCGTCGCACCACGGGTCCCGCTTCTTCCGTGACCATGGGCCCTCGTGTTCGGTGCAGCACATCTGGCAGGTGCAGAACAGCCCGAGGGCGACCGCGCAGCCGGCGAGCAGTCCGCGGCGGGGCCGCTGCGGCGGCGGCGCACCGCCGAATCCGCCCGGGCCCGTGGGCGGCATCCCGGGCCCGCCGGCTCCGCCGCCGTACGGGGCCCCGCCGTACGGAGCCCCGCCGTACGGGGCCCCGCCGTACGGGTTCTGGCCGTACGGGTTCCCGCCCTGGCCGCCGTACGGCTGGCCCCCGTAGGGGTTGCCGCCCTGCCCGGCGGAGGCGGTCGCCGTGTGGGCGCAACTGCCGGTCCCGAAGGCCCGGTCCACCGAGGTGCGCAGCTCGTGCACGAGCAGCCGGTGGGCGAGCCCCGCGTCCGCGAACTCGACCTCGCTCAGCGCGAGCCTGATGCCGTGCAGGGCGTCGTCGCAGAGCCGGCGGGCCTCGGTGAGCGAGGTCCCGGTGGCGGTGAGCGGGTTCCAGGCGCCCGCCGCGGCGTCGGCGCCCTGGTCCTCCACCGCGTCCAGCAGGTGCGCGAGCCGCCCGAAGTACCGGCCCGCCTCGGCCAGGGCCGGTGCGTTGCCTGGCCGTCCGGCCAGCTGCGCGGTATGGGCGAAGGCGGCGGCCGTCGCGGTCTCCGTCGGCTCGGTCACCACGAGCACCGGCGTGCCGGGGCCCGCCAGCGTCTCGATGCCCGCCTGCCGGTCCACGGCGTCGACGAGCACCGCCGTGTCG
Above is a genomic segment from Streptomyces sp. NBC_01233 containing:
- a CDS encoding DUF5685 family protein; this translates as MFGIVRPCTHRLGERFKAEWMAHLCGLCLALRGDHGQFARIVTNYDGLLVSVLTEAQSGPAPDARRTAGPCPLRGMRTAPVAQGEGARLAAAVSLVLASAKVRDHVADRDGLLARAPIAAAARKVARGWDRAGARTGASLGFDTAVLVDAVDRQAGIETLAGPGTPVLVVTEPTETATAAAFAHTAQLAGRPGNAPALAEAGRYFGRLAHLLDAVEDQGADAAAGAWNPLTATGTSLTEARRLCDDALHGIRLALSEVEFADAGLAHRLLVHELRTSVDRAFGTGSCAHTATASAGQGGNPYGGQPYGGQGGNPYGQNPYGGAPYGGAPYGGAPYGGGAGGPGMPPTGPGGFGGAPPPQRPRRGLLAGCAVALGLFCTCQMCCTEHEGPWSRKKRDPWCDACECCDCCNGTNGSSGGGGGSGGGGGDGCCSCDCCGCDC